One segment of Triticum aestivum cultivar Chinese Spring chromosome 2A, IWGSC CS RefSeq v2.1, whole genome shotgun sequence DNA contains the following:
- the LOC123185786 gene encoding salt tolerance receptor-like cytoplasmic kinase 1 has protein sequence MFQGCGLFACVSRRGADVRKRGEAGAASSRVAAEPAVWEEEEEAGGAARRMAWAEVESATGAFSSRVIGHGGFSTVYLASLSSARLAAVKVHCSSERLHRAFRQELDVLLSLRHPHIVRLLGYCDERDEGVLVFEYAPNGDLHQRLHGGEEDAVPLPWSRRVAIAFQVATALEYLHEGRSQAVVHGDIKASNVLLDGNMDAKLCDFGFAHSGVSATAGRGRSSGRAIMGSPGYVDPQLLRTGVANEQSDVYSFGVLLLELVTGREAVCRETGRRLTAVVCPTVSDGNVADVVDRSLTGKYSADEAAVVAELAMRCVSDAPGLRPSMADVVHVLQEKTTALISAVGSRLDRRMMF, from the coding sequence ATGTTTCAAGGGTGCGGCCTGTTCGCGTGCGTGAGCCGGCGCGGCGCCGACGTCAGGAAGCGGGGCGAGGCGGGCGCGGCCAGCTCGCGGGtcgcggcggagccggcggtgtgggaggaggaggaggaggccggcggcgccgCCAGGCGGATGGCGTGGGCGGAGGTGGAGTCCGCCACGGGGGCCTTCTCGTCCCgcgtcatcggccacggcggcttCAGCACCGTCTACCTCGCCTCGCTCTcctccgcccgcctcgccgccgtcaagGTGCACTGCAGCAGCGAGCGCCTCCACCGCGCCTTCCGCCAGGAGCTCGACGTGCTGCTCTCCCTCCGCCACCCGCACATCGTCCGCCTGCTCGGCTACTGCGACGAGCGCGACGAGGGCGTGCTGGTCTTCGAGTACGCGCCCAACGGCGACCTCCACCAGCGGCTCCACGGCGGCGAGGAAGACGCGGTGCCCCTGCCGTGGTCGCGCCGCGTGGCGATTGCGTTCCAGGTGGCCACGGCGCTGGAGTACCTCCACGAGGGCCGCAGCCAGGCGGTCGTCCACGGGGACATCAAGGCGTCCAACGTCCTCCTCGACGGTAACATGGACGCCAAGCTCTGCGACTTCGGCTTCGCGCACTCCGGCGTCTCGGCCACGGCGGGCCGCGGCAGGTCGTCTGGGCGCGCCATCATGGGCTCCCCGGGTTACGTCGACCCCCAGCTCCTCCGCACCGGCGTGGCCAACGAGCAgagcgacgtgtacagcttcggcgtgCTGCTGCTCGAGCTGGTGACCGGGAGGGAGGCCGTGTGCCGCGAGACCGGACGCCGTCTTACCGCGGTGGTGTGCCCCACGGTCAGCGACGGGAACGTGGCCGATGTGGTGGACCGGAGTCTCACCGGCAAGTACAGCGCCGACGAGGCGGCCGTCGTCGCGGAGCTCGCGATGCGGTGCGTCAGCGACGCCCCCGGGCTCAGGCCGTCCATGGCGGACGTGGTGCACGTGCTCCAGGAGAAGACCACCGCGTTGATCTCGGCCGTCGGATCCAGATTGGACCGCAGGATGATGTTCTAG